In the Corynebacterium suedekumii genome, one interval contains:
- the gyrA gene encoding DNA gyrase subunit A, with the protein MSDDNTGGETLFDRILPIDINEEMQTSYIDYAMSVIVGRALPEVRDGMKPVHRRIMYAMFDSGYRPERGYVKSARPVSDTMGQFHPHGDTAIYDTLVRLAQPWNMRYPLVDGQGNFGSRGNDGPAAMRYTECKMSPLAMEMVRDIRENTVDFSPNYDGKTQEPDVLPSRVPNLLMNGSGGIAVGMATNIPPHNLGELAEAIYWLLENFDADEKEALEACMSFVKGPDFPTAGLIVGDSGIKDAYTTGRGSIRMRGVTAIEENNNRQTIVITELPFQVNPDNLIANIAEQVASGKLAGISKIEDESSDRVGLRIVVTLKRDAVPRVVLNNLFKHSQLQTNFGANMLSIVDGVPRTLRLDQMLRYYVAHQIEVIIRRTQFRLDEKEERAHILRGLVKALDMLDEVIALIRRSPTVDEARTGLMELLDVDETQADHILAMQLRRLAALERQKIVDELAEVERIIADLKDILAKPERQRAIVHDELEEIVNRYGDERRTQIIAATGDVSEEDLIARENVVVTITSTGYAKRTKVDAYKSQRRGGKGVRGAELKQDDVVRHFFVASTHDWILFFTNFGRVYRLKAYELPEASRTARGQHVANLLEFQPEERIAQVIQLQSYEDAPYLVLATAHGRVKKSRLTDYESARSAGLIAINLNEGDRLIGAALCGDEDELLLVSEQGQSIRFTSDDDQLRPMGRATAGVKGMRFRGDDQLLAMCVVRDGDYLLVATSGGYGKRTPLSEYSTQGRGGLGVVTFKYTPKRGRLIGALAVEEDDEIFAITSTGGVIRTEVNQIRPSSRATMGVRLVNLEDGVELLAIDKNVEGQGEEEAEAVAKGETDGPAERAKKAAESGNADAETDIQDEGIQSLDDPADYEE; encoded by the coding sequence CCACCGCCGCATCATGTACGCGATGTTCGACTCCGGCTACCGCCCGGAGCGCGGCTACGTGAAGTCGGCCCGCCCGGTCTCCGACACGATGGGCCAGTTCCACCCCCACGGCGACACCGCCATCTACGACACCCTCGTGCGTCTGGCCCAGCCGTGGAACATGCGCTACCCGCTGGTTGATGGCCAGGGCAACTTCGGTTCCCGCGGCAACGACGGCCCCGCCGCCATGCGTTACACCGAGTGCAAGATGTCGCCGCTGGCCATGGAGATGGTCCGCGACATCCGCGAGAACACCGTCGACTTCTCCCCGAACTACGACGGCAAGACCCAGGAACCGGACGTCCTGCCCTCGCGCGTGCCCAACCTGCTCATGAACGGCTCCGGCGGCATCGCCGTCGGCATGGCCACCAACATCCCGCCGCACAACCTGGGCGAACTGGCGGAAGCCATCTACTGGCTGCTGGAGAACTTCGACGCCGACGAGAAGGAGGCGCTCGAGGCGTGCATGTCCTTTGTCAAGGGCCCCGATTTCCCCACCGCCGGCCTCATCGTCGGTGACTCGGGCATCAAGGACGCCTACACCACCGGCCGTGGCTCGATCCGCATGCGCGGTGTCACCGCCATCGAGGAGAACAACAACCGCCAGACGATCGTCATCACGGAGCTGCCGTTCCAGGTCAACCCGGACAACCTCATCGCCAACATCGCGGAGCAGGTCGCCTCGGGCAAGCTGGCGGGCATCTCCAAGATCGAGGACGAGTCCTCCGACCGTGTGGGTCTGCGCATCGTGGTCACCCTCAAGCGTGACGCCGTGCCGCGCGTGGTCCTGAACAACCTGTTCAAGCACTCGCAGCTGCAGACCAACTTCGGTGCCAACATGCTCTCCATCGTCGACGGCGTGCCGCGCACCCTGCGCCTGGACCAGATGCTGCGCTACTACGTGGCGCACCAGATCGAGGTCATCATCCGGCGCACCCAGTTCCGCCTCGACGAGAAGGAGGAGCGCGCCCACATCCTCCGTGGCCTGGTCAAGGCCCTCGACATGCTCGACGAAGTCATTGCCCTGATCCGCCGCTCCCCGACGGTGGACGAGGCCCGAACCGGCCTCATGGAGCTTCTCGACGTCGACGAGACCCAGGCCGACCACATCCTCGCCATGCAGCTGCGCCGCCTCGCCGCACTCGAGCGCCAGAAGATCGTCGATGAACTCGCCGAGGTCGAGCGCATCATCGCCGACCTCAAGGACATCCTGGCCAAGCCGGAACGTCAGCGCGCGATCGTTCACGACGAGCTCGAGGAGATCGTCAACAGGTACGGCGACGAGCGACGCACCCAGATCATCGCCGCCACCGGCGACGTCTCCGAGGAAGACCTCATCGCCCGTGAGAACGTCGTGGTCACCATCACCTCGACCGGCTACGCCAAGCGCACCAAGGTCGACGCCTACAAGTCGCAGCGCCGCGGCGGCAAGGGCGTCCGTGGTGCCGAGCTCAAGCAGGACGACGTGGTCCGCCACTTCTTCGTCGCCTCCACCCACGACTGGATCCTCTTCTTCACCAACTTCGGCCGCGTCTACCGCCTCAAGGCCTACGAACTGCCCGAAGCCTCCCGCACGGCCCGCGGTCAGCACGTGGCCAACCTGCTGGAGTTCCAGCCGGAGGAGCGCATCGCCCAGGTCATCCAGCTCCAGTCCTACGAGGACGCCCCCTACCTGGTCCTGGCCACCGCCCACGGCCGGGTGAAGAAGTCCCGCCTGACCGACTACGAGTCCGCCCGCTCCGCCGGCCTCATCGCCATCAACCTCAACGAGGGTGACCGCCTCATCGGCGCCGCCCTCTGCGGCGACGAGGACGAGCTGCTGCTCGTCTCCGAGCAGGGCCAGTCGATCCGCTTCACCTCGGACGACGACCAGCTGCGCCCCATGGGCCGTGCCACCGCCGGCGTCAAGGGCATGCGCTTCCGTGGCGACGACCAGCTGCTCGCCATGTGCGTCGTCCGCGACGGCGACTACCTCCTCGTGGCCACCTCCGGCGGCTACGGCAAGCGCACCCCCCTGAGCGAGTACTCCACCCAGGGCCGCGGCGGCCTCGGCGTGGTCACCTTCAAGTACACCCCCAAGCGCGGCCGCCTCATCGGCGCCCTCGCCGTCGAGGAGGACGACGAGATCTTCGCCATCACCTCCACCGGCGGCGTCATCCGCACCGAGGTCAACCAGATCCGCCCGTCGTCCCGTGCGACCATGGGCGTGCGCCTGGTCAACCTCGAGGACGGAGTCGAGCTGCTGGCCATCGACAAGAACGTCGAGGGACAGGGCGAGGAAGAGGCCGAGGCCGTGGCCAAGGGTGAGACCGACGGTCCCGCCGAGCGCGCCAAGAAGGCCGCCGAGTCCGGGAATGCCGACGCCGAGACCGACATCCAGGACGAGGGCATCCAGTCGCTCGACGACCCGGCCGACTACGAGGAGTAG
- a CDS encoding DUF3566 domain-containing protein yields MTSRDVAMTRISPLSAFRVGLAMSLVGLVAWLLMVALLYIGMSAAGIWDQVNSLIGDIGGDQSITFGMVISVAALLGAIMAILTTILAPLSAVIYNAIVDLFGGLQISLHEQADLE; encoded by the coding sequence ATGACCTCACGTGACGTCGCAATGACCAGGATCTCGCCACTGTCCGCCTTCCGCGTCGGACTGGCCATGTCCCTGGTCGGCCTGGTCGCCTGGCTGCTCATGGTCGCCCTGCTCTACATCGGCATGAGCGCCGCCGGCATCTGGGACCAGGTCAACTCCCTGATCGGCGACATCGGCGGTGACCAGTCCATCACCTTCGGCATGGTCATCTCCGTCGCCGCCCTCCTGGGCGCCATCATGGCCATCCTCACCACCATCCTGGCCCCCCTGTCCGCCGTGATCTACAACGCCATCGTCGACCTCTTCGGCGGCCTGCAGATCAGCCTCCACGAGCAAGCCGATCTGGAGTAG
- a CDS encoding cation diffusion facilitator family transporter, with protein sequence MGGHHHHHHGHGHSHVSGAGATGALGIAFAITATVFLAELIAGLVSGSLALLSDAMHMLSDAAGLIIALVASVVGQRAASSRATYGYRRAEVIAALVNAVTVTAVVIWIVIQAVGRIAGHGDHDIDTTLMLIVAAIGLVANAVSAWVLSRKQGDSLNVRGAFLHVMADLLGSVAVIVAGLVIRYTGWQAADTVASLVIVALVLPRSLSLLWHSAEVLLERVPRGVDTQEVQDALEGLPGVVGVHDLHIWSTDGITPLATCHLVVADDHLPSCGVLDRAQGRLRAFGVEHSTIQLEYPGHRSHEQVC encoded by the coding sequence ATGGGCGGCCATCACCATCACCACCACGGTCACGGACACTCGCACGTGTCTGGGGCTGGGGCTACGGGCGCGCTCGGTATCGCCTTCGCCATCACGGCGACGGTGTTCCTCGCGGAGCTCATTGCCGGCCTGGTGTCCGGGTCGCTGGCGCTGCTCTCGGATGCGATGCACATGCTCTCCGATGCGGCGGGGCTGATCATCGCGCTGGTGGCGTCGGTGGTGGGGCAGCGGGCGGCGTCGTCACGCGCCACCTACGGGTACCGCCGGGCGGAGGTGATCGCGGCGCTGGTCAACGCGGTGACGGTGACGGCGGTGGTCATCTGGATCGTCATTCAGGCGGTGGGGCGGATCGCGGGGCACGGGGACCATGACATCGACACGACGCTCATGCTCATCGTCGCGGCGATCGGTCTGGTGGCGAACGCGGTCTCCGCGTGGGTGCTGTCGCGGAAGCAGGGGGACAGCCTCAATGTCCGCGGGGCGTTCCTGCACGTCATGGCGGATCTGCTCGGCTCGGTGGCCGTCATCGTCGCGGGCCTGGTCATCCGCTACACGGGGTGGCAGGCGGCGGACACGGTTGCGTCACTGGTCATCGTGGCGCTCGTGCTGCCCCGGTCATTGAGTCTGCTGTGGCATTCGGCGGAGGTGCTGCTGGAGCGGGTGCCGCGGGGCGTGGACACGCAGGAGGTACAGGACGCCCTGGAGGGGTTGCCCGGGGTGGTCGGCGTGCACGACCTGCACATCTGGTCCACCGACGGCATCACCCCGTTGGCCACGTGCCACCTCGTCGTCGCCGATGACCACCTGCCGAGCTGCGGCGTCCTCGACCGGGCGCAGGGGAGGCTGCGGGCCTTCGGTGTCGAGCACTCCACGATCCAGCTGGAGTACCCCGGACACCGGTCCCACGAACAGGTCTGCTGA